The following proteins are co-located in the Myroides profundi genome:
- a CDS encoding class I SAM-dependent methyltransferase: MKTELFLSQEVQQYIHAHLDSDLTKIAFKKSPFEDISMSDLLTQIESKKKTKDKLPTWYGTENILFPKKLSIEQTSSEHCASYKASLVSGDSLIDLTGGFGIDCYYFSKNIKQVLHCEMQEDLSEIVSLNNQALGVENIKCHTGDSLAYLAQHNQPWDYIYVDPHRRNDAKEKVFFLSDCAPNVPEHLDLLFSRSTNILIKTSPLLDIQAGLNELKNVKSIHIVALHNEVKELLWVLEKDYTGTIELIAINITKENNQLFFCSLDDTSTSLFSEPKQYLYEPNAAILKTGKFDAISKQFNLHKLHPHSHLYTSDTLISFPGRSFTIEQIIPYNKQEAKKHLQNIKANVTTRNFPIKVEEIRKKWKIKDGGDTYIFFTTNIKNERIFIICSRT; the protein is encoded by the coding sequence TTGAAAACAGAACTATTCTTATCACAAGAAGTACAACAATATATACACGCTCACTTAGATAGTGATCTAACTAAAATAGCCTTTAAAAAAAGTCCCTTTGAAGATATCTCTATGAGTGATTTATTGACTCAGATAGAATCAAAAAAGAAAACTAAAGATAAGCTACCCACGTGGTATGGGACAGAAAATATTCTATTCCCAAAAAAACTCTCTATAGAACAAACCTCATCTGAACATTGTGCTTCTTATAAAGCTTCACTAGTATCTGGTGACTCTTTGATAGATCTAACAGGTGGTTTTGGTATAGACTGTTATTATTTTAGTAAAAACATAAAGCAAGTATTGCATTGTGAAATGCAAGAAGACCTTAGCGAAATAGTTAGTCTTAATAATCAAGCATTAGGAGTTGAGAATATCAAATGCCATACTGGTGACAGTTTAGCCTACTTGGCCCAACATAACCAACCATGGGATTATATCTATGTAGACCCACACAGAAGAAATGACGCTAAAGAAAAAGTATTCTTCTTAAGTGATTGCGCCCCTAATGTACCTGAACATCTAGATCTATTATTTTCTAGAAGTACTAATATCTTGATTAAGACTTCTCCTCTACTAGACATACAGGCTGGTCTTAACGAATTAAAAAATGTAAAAAGCATTCATATTGTAGCACTTCATAATGAAGTTAAAGAATTACTATGGGTACTAGAAAAAGACTATACAGGAACCATTGAACTTATTGCTATCAATATCACTAAAGAGAATAATCAGTTATTCTTTTGTTCGCTAGACGATACTAGTACATCACTATTCAGTGAACCTAAACAATATCTATATGAACCCAATGCTGCTATATTAAAGACAGGTAAATTTGACGCAATAAGTAAACAGTTTAATTTACACAAACTTCATCCACATAGTCATCTTTATACTAGTGATACATTAATTAGTTTTCCTGGTAGAAGTTTTACGATAGAACAGATTATTCCATATAATAAGCAAGAGGCAAAAAAACACTTGCAGAATATAAAGGCAAATGTTACAACTAGAAATTTCCCTATAAAAGTTGAGGAAATTAGAAAGAAATGGAAAATAAAAGACGGAGGAGATACTTATATCTTTTTCACTACCAATATCAAAAATGAACGAATCTTTATTATTTGTTCACGAACATAA
- a CDS encoding AI-2E family transporter: MVDAKTISKGIVRAVLILFFLAVLGQMFLQISSIFIYTGFAFVLALIGKPIVEFLRRKLRLSKVFAVTLTVILFLAFFLSFIFMFIPLFTTQAQNLSVLNTSHLQEDFNGLIRKIDFYLDTKGFSLDKIIEGANFRSHLKLDFVPNLFNTILGLLSEFGMGVFAILFITFFFLKDQVVLEYQFKKLFPSKHEIKVLKSIDKINNLLSRYFLGLVAQMSIIFVLAFILLAVVGVKGSLMIAFLVAILNIIPYIGPLIGNILSVLFTMLSFIGDNFSEVTLPKAITVMLGFLFIQLIDNVINQPLIFSNSVKSHPLEIFIVILASGMFGGIFGMIAAVPIYTCIKVIGKEFLPNNKFVQLLTKKL; the protein is encoded by the coding sequence ATGGTGGATGCTAAAACAATTTCTAAAGGAATAGTACGTGCAGTTCTAATTCTATTTTTTCTCGCTGTACTAGGCCAAATGTTTTTGCAGATTAGTTCAATATTTATATATACAGGCTTTGCTTTTGTATTGGCTTTAATCGGTAAACCTATTGTAGAGTTTTTAAGAAGAAAGCTTCGTCTATCTAAAGTATTTGCAGTTACCTTAACTGTTATTCTCTTTTTAGCCTTTTTCTTGAGTTTTATATTTATGTTTATCCCTTTATTCACCACACAAGCTCAAAACTTGTCTGTATTGAATACATCACACCTACAAGAAGATTTTAATGGTCTTATTCGCAAGATAGACTTCTATCTAGACACAAAAGGATTTAGCTTAGATAAAATAATAGAAGGTGCTAACTTTCGTTCTCATCTTAAATTAGATTTTGTACCTAATCTATTTAATACTATTCTAGGCTTACTTAGTGAATTTGGAATGGGGGTTTTTGCCATACTATTCATCACCTTTTTCTTCTTAAAAGATCAAGTTGTACTAGAATACCAGTTCAAAAAGTTGTTCCCTAGTAAACACGAGATTAAAGTTTTGAAATCAATCGATAAGATAAACAATCTTCTATCACGTTACTTTTTAGGACTAGTCGCTCAGATGTCTATTATTTTTGTACTTGCTTTTATTCTATTAGCAGTAGTAGGTGTAAAAGGAAGTCTAATGATTGCATTCCTAGTCGCTATATTGAATATCATTCCATACATTGGACCACTTATTGGTAATATATTATCTGTCCTCTTTACGATGTTGAGTTTTATAGGTGATAACTTTAGTGAAGTTACCCTACCTAAGGCTATTACCGTAATGCTGGGCTTCTTATTTATACAACTAATAGACAATGTTATCAATCAGCCTTTAATCTTCTCCAATAGCGTTAAATCACATCCATTAGAGATCTTCATTGTTATTCTTGCAAGCGGTATGTTTGGAGGAATATTTGGTATGATAGCAGCTGTACCTATTTACACTTGTATCAAAGTAATTGGTAAGGAGTTTTTACCAAACAACAAATTTGTACAATTACTCACAAAGAAATTATAA
- a CDS encoding 16S rRNA (uracil(1498)-N(3))-methyltransferase produces MQLFYSPEIEKGQTSFTFDKDESKHIIKVLRRKMGDFLYVTNGKGTLFTTKITLDSDKKCVTEIIASEDQAPTPFRLHLAVAPTKMNERYEWFLEKATEIGIHEITPIICDHSERKIVKTERFEKIIQSAMKQSLQYHLPILNEPISLKDFLNQDHQGEKYIAHCEETEKVLLKDSIDIHKNYLLLVGPEGDFSTNEINLALAKGYRPVSLGHTRLRTETAALVAVHSFVFTNE; encoded by the coding sequence ATGCAATTATTTTATTCGCCAGAAATTGAAAAAGGACAAACATCTTTTACTTTTGATAAAGATGAAAGTAAACATATCATCAAAGTACTAAGACGTAAAATGGGAGATTTCCTATATGTTACCAATGGTAAAGGTACCCTATTTACAACCAAAATCACTTTAGATTCAGACAAGAAATGCGTTACTGAAATCATCGCTTCTGAAGATCAAGCACCGACTCCTTTTCGTTTACATTTAGCTGTGGCGCCAACAAAAATGAACGAACGTTATGAATGGTTTTTAGAGAAAGCTACAGAAATAGGCATCCATGAGATAACCCCTATTATTTGTGATCACTCTGAGAGAAAAATAGTGAAGACAGAGCGTTTTGAAAAAATTATTCAATCCGCAATGAAACAATCTTTACAATATCATTTACCTATTCTAAACGAGCCAATAAGCTTAAAAGACTTTTTAAATCAAGACCATCAAGGAGAAAAATATATTGCTCATTGTGAAGAAACTGAAAAAGTCTTACTAAAAGACAGTATAGATATTCATAAAAATTATTTACTTTTAGTAGGTCCAGAGGGAGACTTCTCTACCAATGAAATTAACTTAGCATTAGCAAAAGGATATCGACCAGTATCACTAGGACACACAAGATTAAGAACAGAGACAGCCGCTTTAGTAGCCGTGCATAGTTTCGTATTTACAAATGAATAA
- the tsaD gene encoding tRNA (adenosine(37)-N6)-threonylcarbamoyltransferase complex transferase subunit TsaD, with product MSLKPTYILAIESSCDDTSAAIMADNKVLSNIVARQEIHEEYGGVVPELASRAHQQNIVPVVDIALKKAGITKDDLDGIAFTQGPGLMGSLLVGGSFAKSLSLALDIPLVAVNHMHAHILCHFIDEEGYDKPEFPFLAMTISGGHTQIVKVNSFFDLEILGETTDDAVGEAFDKSAKVLGFPYPGGPLIDKYAKEGNPKAFAFTKPKVDGLNFSFSGLKTQFLYFIQKNVAINPNFIEENKADICASIQYTIIQILLDKLKLAVKETGIKQIVIGGGVSANSGIRQALKEGEKKYKWKAFIPKFEYTTDNAAMIGIVGYYKYKESIFADSSVVSKARIEF from the coding sequence ATGTCTTTAAAACCTACCTATATTTTAGCCATAGAGAGCTCATGTGATGATACTTCTGCCGCAATCATGGCTGACAACAAAGTATTGTCAAACATAGTCGCGAGACAGGAAATACACGAAGAGTATGGAGGTGTTGTTCCTGAACTAGCATCTCGTGCTCATCAACAGAACATTGTTCCTGTAGTTGATATTGCTCTTAAAAAAGCAGGAATAACGAAGGATGACTTAGATGGTATTGCCTTTACACAAGGCCCTGGACTAATGGGGTCACTATTAGTAGGCGGATCATTTGCCAAGAGTTTATCTCTGGCTCTTGATATTCCCCTAGTAGCTGTAAACCATATGCACGCCCATATCTTATGCCACTTTATAGATGAAGAAGGATATGACAAACCTGAGTTTCCTTTCTTAGCAATGACCATCTCAGGTGGGCATACGCAAATCGTGAAGGTAAATAGTTTCTTTGACTTAGAAATACTAGGAGAAACCACAGATGACGCTGTGGGAGAAGCTTTTGACAAATCGGCTAAAGTTTTGGGATTCCCTTATCCAGGTGGACCTTTAATTGATAAATACGCTAAAGAAGGAAACCCTAAAGCGTTTGCTTTCACTAAACCTAAAGTAGATGGACTGAACTTCAGCTTCAGTGGTTTAAAAACACAGTTCCTTTATTTTATTCAAAAAAATGTAGCCATTAACCCTAATTTTATTGAAGAAAACAAAGCTGATATATGCGCCTCTATCCAATATACCATTATCCAAATCTTACTAGACAAGCTTAAACTTGCAGTTAAAGAAACGGGGATTAAGCAAATCGTTATTGGTGGTGGTGTATCTGCTAACTCTGGTATTAGACAAGCGCTTAAAGAAGGAGAGAAAAAATATAAGTGGAAAGCGTTTATTCCCAAATTTGAATACACAACAGATAATGCTGCTATGATTGGAATAGTAGGGTACTATAAATACAAAGAATCTATTTTTGCTGATTCTTCAGTAGTTTCTAAAGCACGTATTGAATTCTAA
- a CDS encoding translocation/assembly module TamB domain-containing protein, with protein sequence MAVFSLVVIIAGALSLPVVQTFLAQQAMEKINSQFGTKLEIERLAISVFGRVTLKEVTAKDNHDTNFIEIKAFTTSISDFNELIQGRLYFGKTKVDGLYLRIHKYKGEEFTTLDQLINAFDDGKEGEGKFRLKSSHLTIKNTHLIISDDEAETPVAIDFKNINGEVEDFFIKGPDIYANVLKSSFEDNWGMGVTNLSGNFTHTKTSISMEKLDLQTKKSAIEGDLKFTYALGDMKYFVDKVNWDFEIRKAVLNSSDLNAFTGIFAENKMVYVTGHINGVMNDFTMKNVNLVDDNMSNVRGLFSFRNVFDKVKPFWMNANVDRLFITRDHIVGLMPELLHELLPTELTNLGQVDIKGDIEMTKRTLKTDIELLTSIGKGKAVIDIENLDNPNLAAYKGDIVLEKFDLGEFIKNKNFGLTSVDLEVDGVGFNQKSLNTSIKGDVFSFDFAKYKYTNIAVDGLLKMPYYRGLVHSQDPNLQLDFNGMIDLSSEVKNYDFIADVDYADLYALHLVNDTLSKFKGQFEFKASGNTLDDLAGTFTMRNTTYINSKDEYVFGHFTLNSEFNPENERLISFVSQEAIEGYIKGKFLFKDLRALFTNALGSLYTNYSPYKIKEDQYLDFDITVHNRLIEVFLPQLTLSASTHVEGSIDNDNNIFKLNFSSPSIGIEDFNFYNVLLDVNNSNPLYNTYVSLDSMKSKFYRITDFNLLNLTHNDTLFVRSEFKGGTHGKDKFNLNLYHTINEENLSVVGFKKSDIFLKDFLWSINESDNKKNKVIFNKKLEDFTIDDLSLSHNGQEVNLTGAVRDSTYKHFDLEFKQVDLAKFAPDISNLEFAGNIDGDLHFSQVKDVFQPKVNINIDELAVNKVRLGDLAFHVDGDERLKNFKVQSSIVDNEKEKFYLNGDLAIVNKQMQLNLESGFKDFSVKPIEPLLKTIVSDVRGTASGKINIQGTAKKPEVNGRLHLNKAGMKSKFTGVDYNFEEDAALDLTERQFILRKVRIIDSKHKTEGIIDGDISHKAFNDWALNLVLSSPNLLALDTKFEEGSIYYGKAFINGMAKLSGPVEMLAININATSNKGTSIKIPLKEAQGTGENNFIHFLSPQEKALRLKGKEYDMYRYRNSGIELDFEFVLTPDAEIEIILDRESGHAMRGRGAGFITMEINTLGKFNMWGDFQAYEGEYNFRYGGLIDKKFVVKKYGTIRWDGDPMNAMLDLQAIYHTDANPSVIIDNSIINRKVPTDVAIVLNGSLSNPEVDFEINFPTVSSVVKSELDYRLSERDMRERQAMALLATGAFFSSDNSSSTLAGSLFERASSIFDEIFSDEDDKFKVGLNYAQGERNPYTQTEGRVGVTFSTKVNDRISVNGKLGVPVGGVEQSVIVGDVEVMLRLNEEGSLSARVFNRENDINYIGEGIGYTQGVGLSYEVDFDTFKELISKILNRAKTREKDQSKNKKQDTNRSEELPDSDFNRDFIKFYENRRKSSTAPSDTYNLTK encoded by the coding sequence TTGGCTGTCTTTAGCTTGGTTGTGATCATTGCAGGGGCACTGTCTTTGCCTGTGGTTCAAACCTTTCTGGCTCAGCAAGCTATGGAGAAGATTAATAGCCAGTTTGGTACTAAGTTAGAGATAGAAAGACTAGCAATCAGTGTGTTTGGTCGAGTTACATTAAAAGAGGTTACTGCAAAGGATAATCACGATACTAATTTTATAGAAATAAAAGCCTTTACAACGAGTATTTCAGATTTTAATGAACTTATCCAAGGGAGATTATATTTTGGTAAAACTAAGGTAGATGGACTGTATTTAAGAATACATAAATACAAAGGTGAAGAGTTTACAACCTTAGATCAGTTGATTAATGCATTTGATGATGGAAAAGAGGGGGAAGGTAAGTTTAGACTAAAATCTTCTCATCTAACAATTAAAAATACTCATTTGATTATTTCTGACGATGAAGCAGAAACACCAGTAGCTATAGATTTTAAAAATATTAATGGGGAAGTAGAAGACTTCTTTATTAAAGGGCCTGATATTTATGCTAATGTTTTGAAATCTAGTTTTGAGGATAACTGGGGTATGGGTGTGACAAATCTATCAGGTAATTTTACTCATACTAAAACTAGTATCTCTATGGAGAAACTAGATTTACAAACGAAAAAGTCGGCTATAGAAGGAGACCTTAAGTTCACCTATGCCTTAGGTGATATGAAGTACTTCGTAGATAAGGTGAATTGGGATTTTGAGATTAGAAAAGCAGTATTGAATTCCTCAGACTTAAATGCCTTTACAGGAATTTTCGCAGAAAATAAGATGGTGTATGTAACAGGACATATTAATGGTGTGATGAACGATTTTACAATGAAAAATGTAAATCTAGTAGATGACAATATGTCTAATGTGAGAGGATTATTTAGTTTTAGAAATGTATTCGATAAAGTAAAACCGTTCTGGATGAACGCTAATGTGGATCGATTATTTATTACTCGTGATCACATTGTAGGGTTAATGCCTGAGTTATTGCATGAACTACTGCCTACAGAATTAACTAATCTTGGACAAGTAGATATTAAAGGAGATATCGAAATGACTAAGCGTACGTTAAAGACGGATATAGAGTTATTAACTTCTATCGGAAAAGGAAAAGCAGTTATAGATATCGAAAATCTTGATAATCCTAATCTAGCTGCTTATAAAGGGGATATTGTCCTAGAGAAGTTTGACTTAGGAGAATTTATTAAAAATAAAAACTTTGGATTAACTTCTGTTGACTTAGAGGTTGATGGAGTTGGATTTAATCAAAAGTCACTGAATACAAGTATTAAGGGAGATGTGTTCTCTTTTGACTTTGCTAAGTATAAGTATACAAATATCGCAGTAGATGGATTGTTAAAGATGCCTTATTACCGCGGTTTAGTACATAGTCAAGATCCTAATTTGCAGTTAGACTTTAATGGGATGATAGATTTGAGTTCAGAAGTTAAGAACTACGATTTTATTGCAGATGTTGACTACGCAGATTTATATGCATTACATTTAGTAAATGATACACTTTCTAAGTTTAAAGGGCAGTTTGAATTTAAAGCTTCAGGTAATACTCTTGATGATTTAGCAGGTACATTTACAATGCGTAATACTACTTATATCAATAGTAAAGATGAGTATGTATTCGGTCATTTTACATTAAATTCGGAATTTAATCCAGAGAATGAGCGCCTTATTTCTTTTGTGTCACAGGAGGCAATAGAGGGGTATATTAAAGGAAAGTTCTTGTTTAAGGATTTAAGAGCTTTGTTTACTAATGCACTAGGAAGTTTGTATACAAACTATTCTCCTTATAAAATAAAAGAAGATCAATATCTCGATTTTGATATTACAGTACACAATAGGCTGATCGAAGTATTCTTGCCACAATTGACTTTAAGTGCCTCAACTCATGTAGAAGGAAGCATTGATAATGATAACAATATTTTTAAACTAAACTTCTCTTCGCCAAGTATCGGTATTGAAGATTTTAATTTTTATAATGTATTGTTAGATGTAAATAATTCTAACCCATTATATAATACTTATGTTTCACTAGATAGTATGAAATCTAAGTTTTATCGTATCACAGATTTTAATTTATTAAACTTGACTCATAATGATACATTATTTGTTCGTTCTGAGTTTAAAGGAGGAACGCATGGTAAGGATAAGTTTAATTTGAACTTGTACCATACTATTAATGAAGAAAACCTATCTGTAGTAGGGTTTAAGAAGTCAGACATCTTCTTAAAAGATTTCTTGTGGAGTATTAACGAAAGTGATAATAAGAAGAATAAAGTTATTTTTAATAAGAAGTTAGAGGACTTCACTATTGATGATTTATCATTATCACATAATGGACAAGAGGTTAATCTGACAGGTGCAGTAAGAGACTCAACTTATAAACACTTTGATTTAGAATTTAAACAAGTAGACTTAGCTAAGTTTGCTCCTGATATATCTAATCTGGAGTTCGCTGGTAATATAGATGGTGATTTACATTTTTCACAGGTTAAAGATGTGTTTCAACCTAAAGTAAATATCAATATAGACGAACTAGCAGTCAATAAGGTTAGGTTGGGAGATTTAGCTTTTCATGTTGACGGAGATGAGCGTTTAAAGAACTTTAAAGTTCAGTCTAGCATTGTGGATAATGAGAAAGAAAAGTTCTATTTAAATGGTGATTTAGCTATTGTCAATAAACAGATGCAATTAAATCTAGAATCAGGATTTAAAGATTTCTCTGTTAAACCTATTGAACCTTTACTTAAAACAATTGTTTCTGATGTAAGAGGAACTGCATCAGGAAAAATTAATATTCAGGGTACAGCTAAGAAACCAGAGGTCAACGGACGATTACACCTAAATAAGGCAGGTATGAAGTCTAAGTTCACTGGGGTAGATTATAATTTTGAAGAAGATGCTGCTTTAGATTTAACAGAGCGTCAGTTTATATTGCGTAAAGTGCGTATTATAGATTCAAAGCATAAAACTGAAGGAATTATAGACGGAGATATTTCTCATAAGGCGTTTAATGATTGGGCATTAAATTTAGTGCTTTCTTCTCCTAATTTATTAGCCTTAGATACTAAATTCGAAGAGGGAAGTATCTATTATGGTAAAGCCTTTATCAATGGAATGGCTAAGTTAAGTGGGCCAGTAGAGATGTTGGCTATTAATATTAATGCGACATCTAATAAAGGAACATCTATTAAAATTCCGTTGAAAGAAGCACAAGGTACCGGGGAGAATAACTTTATACACTTCTTATCTCCTCAAGAAAAGGCATTGCGTCTTAAAGGAAAAGAGTACGATATGTATAGATATCGAAACAGTGGTATAGAGCTTGACTTTGAGTTTGTATTAACTCCTGATGCAGAGATTGAAATTATATTAGACCGTGAGTCAGGACATGCTATGCGAGGTAGAGGAGCAGGATTTATCACGATGGAGATAAATACCTTAGGTAAGTTCAATATGTGGGGGGATTTCCAGGCGTATGAAGGAGAGTATAACTTCCGATATGGTGGATTGATTGATAAGAAATTTGTTGTGAAGAAATATGGTACCATTCGTTGGGATGGAGATCCTATGAATGCCATGTTAGACTTACAAGCAATTTATCATACAGATGCAAATCCAAGTGTAATTATAGATAACTCTATTATCAATAGAAAAGTACCTACGGATGTAGCTATTGTCTTAAATGGTAGTTTAAGTAATCCTGAGGTAGACTTTGAGATCAACTTCCCAACAGTGAGTTCTGTAGTGAAGTCAGAGTTAGATTATAGATTGAGCGAACGTGATATGCGTGAGCGTCAAGCGATGGCTCTGTTAGCTACAGGAGCATTCTTCTCTTCTGATAACTCTTCGTCTACATTAGCAGGAAGTTTATTTGAACGCGCTAGTAGTATTTTTGATGAGATATTTTCGGATGAGGACGATAAGTTTAAAGTAGGGTTAAACTATGCACAAGGAGAACGAAATCCTTATACACAAACGGAAGGACGTGTAGGGGTGACCTTCTCGACTAAAGTTAATGATCGTATTTCTGTCAATGGTAAATTGGGTGTGCCTGTAGGAGGAGTAGAGCAATCTGTGATCGTGGGAGATGTAGAGGTGATGTTACGCCTTAATGAAGAAGGGTCTTTAAGTGCAAGAGTATTTAATCGCGAAAATGATATTAACTATATCGGTGAAGGGATTGGATATACGCAAGGTGTAGGGTTATCTTATGAAGTAGATTTTGATACTTTTAAAGAATTGATCTCAAAAATCTTAAATAGAGCTAAAACAAGAGAAAAAGACCAAAGTAAGAATAAAAAGCAAGATACTAATCGATCAGAAGAGTTGCCAGACTCTGATTTTAATAGGGATTTTATCAAGTTTTATGAGAATAGAAGGAAGTCATCTACAGCTCCGTCAGACACTTATAATTTAACAAAATAG
- the pfkA gene encoding 6-phosphofructokinase, whose amino-acid sequence MSKAIKKIGVLTSGGDAPGMNAAIRAIVRTCSFHDVMCVGIFRGFQGLVEGDFEVLGPRDVNYIINKGGTILKTARSVAFRSEEGRKTAYENLKNAGIDALIVIGGDGSFTGAMILSKEYDIPVMGIPGTIDNDIHGTSHTIGFDTALNTVVDAVDKIRDTASSHKRLFFVEVMGRDAGHIALNAGIGAGAEEILIPEENMGMERLLESLKKSKKSGKSSSIVIVAEGEKLGKNVFEIGEYVETNLPEYEVRVSVLGHMQRGGAPSCFDRVLASRLSVKAVETLLAGERNYMVGLINDQVALTPLEQAVKGHSPIDQELLRVSDIITI is encoded by the coding sequence ATGAGTAAGGCGATTAAAAAGATCGGTGTCTTAACTTCTGGAGGAGATGCTCCAGGGATGAACGCAGCAATTAGGGCAATTGTTCGTACTTGTTCTTTTCACGATGTAATGTGTGTAGGAATATTTAGAGGATTTCAAGGATTAGTTGAAGGTGATTTTGAAGTATTGGGGCCTCGTGATGTAAATTACATTATTAATAAAGGAGGTACTATCCTTAAAACAGCTCGAAGCGTAGCTTTCCGTTCTGAGGAAGGTCGTAAAACAGCTTATGAGAACTTAAAGAATGCAGGTATTGATGCATTAATTGTTATTGGTGGAGACGGAAGTTTTACTGGTGCTATGATATTGAGCAAGGAGTATGACATTCCAGTAATGGGAATTCCAGGTACTATTGATAATGATATACACGGTACAAGTCATACTATCGGATTTGACACTGCCTTAAATACAGTAGTAGATGCTGTAGATAAAATTAGAGATACTGCCAGCTCACATAAACGTTTATTCTTTGTTGAAGTTATGGGTAGAGATGCAGGTCATATCGCACTGAATGCAGGTATTGGAGCTGGAGCAGAAGAGATTCTTATTCCAGAAGAGAATATGGGTATGGAGCGTCTATTAGAGTCTCTAAAGAAAAGTAAAAAATCAGGAAAATCATCTAGTATAGTTATCGTAGCAGAAGGTGAGAAATTAGGTAAAAACGTATTTGAAATAGGAGAATACGTAGAAACTAATTTACCAGAATACGAGGTACGTGTGTCTGTATTAGGACATATGCAAAGAGGAGGAGCACCATCTTGCTTCGACCGTGTATTAGCAAGTAGATTGAGTGTGAAAGCGGTTGAAACGTTATTAGCAGGAGAACGCAACTATATGGTTGGTTTAATTAATGATCAAGTAGCGCTTACACCATTAGAACAAGCAGTAAAAGGTCATTCTCCAATAGATCAGGAACTACTTAGAGTATCTGATATCATCACAATTTAA
- the gap gene encoding type I glyceraldehyde-3-phosphate dehydrogenase, whose protein sequence is MKTRIGINGFGRIGRLMLREAVKNPNVEIVAVNDLMAVEHLAYLIKFDSVHGRFDGTVEVKDGHLVVNGQTIRVTAEKDPSLLKWDEVKVDVVADCTGIFKELDSAQKHIDAGAKKVLISAPSGTAPMYVMGVNEKDMKATDTIVSNASCTTNCLAPLAKVINDNFGIVEALMTTVHAVTATQFTVDGPSKKDFRGGRSAMNNIIPASTGAAKAVGKVIPELKGKLTGMSMRVPTADVSAVDLTVKVAKETSYEEVLAVLKKASENELKGVMAYTEEDVVSQDFVSDTHTCIVDAKAGIGLNSTFFKIVAWYDNEYGYSAKMVDMAILMNNLK, encoded by the coding sequence ATGAAAACAAGAATTGGTATTAACGGTTTTGGACGTATTGGACGTTTAATGTTAAGAGAAGCTGTAAAGAATCCTAATGTTGAGATAGTAGCAGTTAATGATTTAATGGCGGTAGAGCACTTAGCTTATTTAATTAAGTTTGACTCTGTTCACGGTCGTTTTGATGGAACTGTAGAAGTAAAAGATGGTCATTTAGTAGTAAATGGACAAACAATCCGTGTAACAGCAGAGAAAGATCCTTCTTTATTAAAATGGGATGAAGTAAAAGTAGATGTAGTAGCTGACTGTACAGGTATCTTTAAAGAATTAGATAGCGCGCAAAAACATATCGATGCAGGAGCTAAGAAAGTATTAATCTCTGCTCCATCAGGAACTGCTCCAATGTATGTTATGGGAGTGAATGAGAAAGACATGAAAGCTACAGATACAATCGTTTCTAATGCTTCTTGTACTACTAACTGTTTAGCGCCATTAGCTAAAGTTATTAATGACAATTTTGGTATTGTAGAAGCTTTAATGACTACAGTACACGCTGTAACAGCTACACAGTTTACAGTAGATGGGCCTTCTAAGAAAGACTTTAGAGGTGGACGTTCTGCTATGAATAATATTATTCCTGCTTCTACAGGTGCTGCTAAAGCTGTAGGTAAAGTTATTCCAGAATTAAAAGGAAAACTTACAGGTATGTCTATGCGTGTTCCTACTGCTGACGTATCAGCTGTAGATTTAACAGTTAAAGTAGCTAAAGAAACATCTTATGAAGAAGTGTTAGCTGTATTGAAGAAAGCAAGTGAGAACGAACTAAAAGGGGTGATGGCTTATACAGAAGAGGATGTAGTGTCTCAAGATTTTGTATCTGATACACATACTTGTATTGTAGATGCTAAAGCAGGTATCGGATTAAACAGTACTTTCTTTAAGATTGTAGCTTGGTATGATAACGAGTATGGTTATTCTGCTAAGATGGTTGATATGGCTATCTTAATGAATAATTTAAAATAA